One genomic window of Nicotiana sylvestris chromosome 10, ASM39365v2, whole genome shotgun sequence includes the following:
- the LOC138879165 gene encoding uncharacterized protein, with protein MVVDGSFLKAAYKGTILTACTQDGAVGINLYNCEKSFPLAYAIVDSENNKSWEWFFIQIKDTFGVREGMCIVSDRNESIFNATKVVYPEVPHCICMFHLWQNVKRTFKKHHKQLKDIFFALARAYTIEKFEYHMTELCNIDPRVQPYLFEIGYERWFRAYSKVKRSMVMTSNIAESINAANKDARELPVMRLLEYMTNLLQQWNNKNRKSAMETSTKLGEKYDKLLRENLIASEQMTVRPATDQLYTVLERVRRNIVCLEEGTCSCGKFQMDELPCPHAWAVLKNQQLKPGQYCSFYYKKDKLLSTYEFPVNPMSDESLWVIPTEVMEDVVLPPKGRRNAGRPRKERLKPASEKESKRAFSCSVCEQGGHNRKTCRNRPK; from the exons ATGGTTGTTGACGGAAGCTTCCTTAAAGCAGCATATAAGGGTACCATATTGACTGCTTGCACACAAGATGGAGCTG TTGGTATAAATCtgtataattgt GAAAAATCCTTTCCACTTGCGTATGCAATTGTGGATTCGGAGAATAATAAATCTTGGGAGTGGTTCTTTATCCAGATAAAGGATACTTTTGGAGTTAGGGAAGGGATGTGTATAGTTTCAGATAGAAATGAAAGCATCTTCAATGCCACAAAAGTTGTGTACCCAGAAGTACCACATTGTATTTGCATGTTTCACTTGTGGCAGAATGTAAAACGCACATTCAAGAAACATCACAAACAATTGAAGGATATCTTCTTTGCTTTGGCAAGAGCTTACACGATAGAGAAGTTTGAGTACCATATGACAGAGTTGTGCAACATTGATCCGAGGGTGCAGCCTTACTTGTTCGAAATTGGGTACGAAAGGTGGTTTAGAGCATATTCCAAGGTGAAAAGGTCGATGGTAATGACTTCCAATATTGCAGAGTCAATTAATGCAGCTAACAAGGATGCTAGAGAGTTACCAGTAATGCGATTGCTGGAGTACATGACAAATTTGCTACAACAGTGGAACAACAAAAACAGAAAAAGTGCAATGGAGACATCTACAAAGCTTGGCGAAAAGTACGACAAACTCCTTCGGGAAAATCTGATTGCATCGGAGCAAATGACG GTGAGGCCTGCTACGGATCAGTTATATACTGTGCTTGAAAGGGTAAGGAGAAACATAGTGTGCCTTGAAGAGGGAACATGCAGTTGCGGAAAATTTCAAATGGATGAACTTCCATGTCCGCATGCTTGGGCGGTTTTGAAGAACCAGCAGCTGAAACCTGGCCAGTATTGCTCTTTTTACTACAAGAAGGATAAACTCCTTAGCACTTATGAATTTCCAGTGAATCCGATGTCAGATGAAAGTTTATGGGTAATCCCAACAGAGGTGATGGAAGATGTGGTCCTACCACCTAAAGGGAGAAGGAATGCAGGAAGGCCAAGAAAGGAAAGACTTAAGCCTGCTTCAGAGAAAGAGTCTAAGAGAGCATTTTCATGTTCTGTGTGTGAACAAGGTGGTCACAATAGGAAAACATGTAGGAATCGACCAAAATAA